The following are encoded together in the Streptomyces sp. NBC_00341 genome:
- a CDS encoding ArsR/SmtB family transcription factor: MASNESRRVSDLGALKAFGHPLRMKLYRALYIARQATASQLAEQVDEQVSLVSYHLRKLADHGLIEAADGPGRDGRERWWQPASKGLRFHDEDFSDAPEKAATHTAVSRLSFDQHIELYRRFLDAYRSWTPPWRKSSFTSEYLARLNPEELASLERELHEVINRYEEQGRARDEAGDTENRENVALHLYGFPFRT, translated from the coding sequence ATGGCAAGCAACGAATCACGCAGGGTGTCCGACCTCGGGGCCCTCAAGGCGTTCGGGCACCCGCTGCGGATGAAGCTCTACCGGGCGCTCTACATCGCCCGGCAGGCCACCGCCTCCCAGCTCGCGGAGCAGGTCGACGAACAGGTCTCACTGGTCAGCTACCACCTGCGCAAGCTCGCTGACCACGGCCTGATCGAAGCGGCCGACGGACCGGGCAGGGACGGCCGCGAGCGCTGGTGGCAGCCCGCCTCCAAGGGGCTCCGCTTCCACGACGAGGACTTCAGCGACGCGCCGGAGAAGGCCGCCACCCACACCGCCGTCAGCCGGCTCTCGTTCGACCAGCACATCGAGCTGTACCGCCGCTTCCTGGACGCCTACCGGAGCTGGACACCCCCGTGGCGCAAAAGCTCCTTCACCTCCGAGTACCTGGCCCGGCTGAACCCCGAGGAGCTCGCCTCGCTCGAACGCGAGCTGCACGAGGTCATCAACCGGTACGAGGAGCAGGGCCGCGCCCGCGACGAGGCCGGTGACACGGAGAACCGCGAGAACGTCGCGCTGCACCTGTACGGCTTCCCGTTCCGGACCTGA
- the hisF gene encoding imidazole glycerol phosphate synthase subunit HisF has translation MTLAVRVIPCLDVDNGRVVKGVNFQNLRDAGDPVEMAKLYDAEGADELTFLDITASSGDRETTYDVVRRTAEQVFIPLTVGGGVRTTEDVDKLLRAGADKVGVNTAAIARPELIREIAERFGRQVLVLSVDARRTPAGTFEVTTHGGRKGTGIDAVEWAHRAAELGAGEILLNSMDADGTKDGYDTEMIAAVREHVSVPVIASGGAGRLADFAPAVGAGADAVLAASVFHFGDLRISEVKGALREAGHPVR, from the coding sequence ATGACGCTCGCGGTACGTGTCATCCCCTGCCTCGACGTGGACAACGGCCGCGTCGTCAAGGGCGTCAACTTCCAGAACCTGCGCGACGCCGGTGACCCCGTGGAGATGGCCAAGCTGTACGACGCGGAGGGCGCCGACGAGCTGACCTTCCTGGACATCACCGCCTCCAGCGGCGACCGCGAGACGACCTACGACGTGGTGCGCCGCACCGCCGAGCAGGTCTTCATCCCGCTCACCGTCGGCGGCGGCGTCCGCACCACGGAGGACGTCGACAAGCTGCTGCGGGCCGGCGCGGACAAGGTCGGCGTCAACACCGCGGCCATCGCCAGGCCGGAGCTGATCCGGGAGATCGCGGAGCGCTTCGGCCGGCAGGTCCTGGTGCTCTCCGTGGACGCCAGGCGCACCCCCGCCGGCACCTTCGAGGTCACCACGCACGGCGGCCGCAAGGGCACCGGCATCGACGCCGTCGAGTGGGCGCACCGGGCCGCCGAGCTGGGCGCGGGCGAGATCCTGCTCAACTCGATGGACGCCGACGGCACCAAGGACGGCTACGACACCGAGATGATCGCGGCCGTACGCGAGCACGTGAGCGTCCCCGTCATCGCCTCCGGCGGCGCGGGCCGGCTCGCGGACTTCGCGCCGGCCGTCGGCGCGGGAGCCGACGCGGTCCTGGCCGCGTCCGTCTTCCACTTCGGTGATCTGCGGATCTCCGAGGTCAAGGGCGCCCTCCGGGAGGCCGGCCACCCGGTCCGCTGA
- a CDS encoding RidA family protein, producing MTDSVKRVSSGGPWEEKIGYSRAVELPNGLVLVAGCTSVVGGQISAGGPYEQAVTSFEVAFEALKELGLGREDVVRTRMYITHARDVEEIGRAHKELFDDVRPVASMIIVSGFIDPSLVVEVEVEAYRAGAR from the coding sequence ATGACCGACTCCGTCAAGCGCGTCTCCTCCGGCGGCCCCTGGGAGGAGAAGATCGGCTACTCCCGCGCCGTCGAGCTGCCCAACGGACTGGTCCTGGTGGCCGGGTGCACCTCCGTGGTCGGCGGCCAGATCTCCGCCGGCGGCCCCTACGAGCAGGCCGTCACCTCCTTCGAGGTCGCCTTCGAGGCGCTGAAGGAGCTGGGCCTGGGCCGCGAGGACGTCGTCCGTACCCGCATGTACATCACCCACGCCCGGGACGTGGAGGAGATCGGCCGTGCGCACAAGGAGCTGTTCGACGACGTGCGGCCCGTCGCCTCCATGATCATCGTGTCCGGCTTCATCGACCCGAGCCTGGTCGTCGAGGTCGAGGTCGAGGCCTACCGGGCAGGTGCGCGATGA